One window of the Haloarcula halobia genome contains the following:
- a CDS encoding CBS domain-containing protein → MLVPLPVRDVMTAPARTGTRDTTIVAVAGRLRDEGIGSLVVEADGEPVGIVTESDVVAVTAEGGDATALTVGDVMSSPLVTIRPDANIEAAVERLRSHGIKKLPVVDDGVLVGIVTTTDLSHYIPQLAHPTPAPDLPHQRKRFTRPDTVYEDDDWTFESYGVEDGIDVGDHVRFSKTLTEEDVEQFAEVSGDTNRLHLDAEFAEGTRFGRRIVHGTLVSGLISAALARLPGLIIYISQELSYRAPVDIGERVTAHCEVVERIRDDRFRLTTAVDGADGEAALEGEAVVISDPIPETR, encoded by the coding sequence ATGCTCGTCCCACTGCCAGTCCGCGACGTGATGACCGCCCCCGCACGAACCGGCACGAGAGACACGACGATCGTAGCAGTGGCGGGTCGGCTGCGCGACGAGGGCATCGGCTCGCTCGTCGTCGAGGCAGATGGCGAGCCCGTCGGCATCGTCACGGAGAGCGACGTCGTCGCCGTCACGGCCGAGGGGGGCGACGCGACGGCGCTGACCGTCGGCGACGTGATGTCTTCGCCGCTCGTGACGATACGCCCGGACGCGAACATCGAGGCCGCCGTCGAGCGGTTGCGGTCCCACGGCATCAAGAAGCTGCCCGTCGTCGACGACGGCGTCCTGGTCGGCATCGTGACCACGACGGACCTCTCGCACTACATTCCCCAGCTCGCCCATCCGACGCCGGCGCCGGACCTCCCCCACCAGCGCAAGCGGTTCACGCGCCCCGACACCGTCTACGAGGACGACGACTGGACCTTCGAGAGCTACGGCGTCGAGGACGGCATCGACGTCGGCGACCACGTCCGCTTCAGCAAGACCCTCACCGAGGAGGACGTCGAGCAGTTCGCCGAGGTCAGCGGCGACACCAACCGCCTCCACCTGGACGCCGAGTTCGCCGAGGGGACCCGCTTTGGCCGCCGCATCGTCCACGGCACGCTGGTCTCGGGGCTCATCAGCGCCGCGCTCGCCCGCCTGCCGGGGCTCATCATCTACATCTCACAGGAGCTCAGCTACCGCGCTCCCGTCGACATCGGCGAGCGTGTCACCGCCCACTGCGAAGTCGTCGAGCGCATCAGGGACGACCGGTTCCGCCTCACGACGGCCGTCGACGGCGCCGACGGCGAGGCCGCCCTCGAGGGCGAGGCCGTCGTCATCTCGGACCCCATCCCCGAGACGCGGTGA
- a CDS encoding nucleoside recognition protein produces the protein MAPVLATPPLADVLVTVADRVLRIVVFLSLGVFLANLAVAFGLVERIAAVSRYLTDPANLPDEVGTAILTTTASTTAGYGMLADFRESGVLDDRATLVAVTINTFFGFAQHIVTFYAPVLIPILGLEVGVLYVATRGLVALAITLTGIVAGALLLDGSTRRTADLDASTDGGRADDGNAPDAGTDGPESREAAVREAYGQTLDRIRDILPRLVAIYVVVSLLVAYSEELLALLGPGGASVTATADALAGSLGLPGAAAPVVAAYALDTTSGAAVIAPLIADGTFTARTAVATMLVGGIVSFAVSTFKRSIPFQYGIWGREFGTKVIVVNTGLKIVWIAAALVVLLGL, from the coding sequence GTGGCTCCCGTCCTCGCGACGCCGCCGCTCGCCGACGTCCTCGTGACCGTCGCCGACCGGGTGCTTCGCATCGTGGTCTTTCTCTCGCTGGGGGTCTTCCTCGCGAACCTCGCGGTCGCCTTCGGCCTCGTCGAGCGCATCGCGGCGGTCTCGCGGTACCTCACCGACCCGGCGAATCTCCCCGACGAGGTGGGCACCGCCATCCTGACCACGACGGCCTCGACCACCGCGGGCTACGGCATGCTCGCGGATTTCCGGGAGTCGGGCGTCCTCGACGACCGCGCGACGCTGGTCGCGGTGACGATAAACACCTTCTTCGGCTTCGCCCAGCACATCGTGACCTTCTACGCGCCGGTCCTCATCCCCATCCTCGGCCTCGAGGTCGGGGTGCTCTACGTCGCGACACGGGGGCTGGTCGCGCTGGCGATAACGCTGACCGGCATCGTCGCCGGCGCGCTCTTGCTCGACGGGTCGACGCGCCGCACAGCGGACCTCGACGCCAGCACCGACGGCGGGCGGGCCGACGACGGGAACGCTCCCGATGCGGGTACCGACGGCCCCGAGAGCCGCGAGGCCGCGGTCCGGGAGGCCTACGGGCAGACGCTGGACCGGATCCGGGACATCCTCCCGCGACTGGTCGCCATCTACGTCGTCGTCTCGCTGCTGGTCGCCTACTCCGAGGAACTGCTCGCGCTGCTTGGCCCGGGCGGGGCGAGCGTCACTGCCACCGCCGACGCGCTCGCCGGGTCGCTCGGCCTGCCCGGTGCGGCCGCACCCGTCGTCGCCGCCTACGCACTGGATACGACCTCGGGGGCGGCCGTCATCGCACCGCTCATCGCCGACGGCACCTTCACCGCCCGCACCGCCGTCGCGACGATGCTCGTCGGCGGCATCGTCTCCTTTGCCGTCTCGACGTTCAAGCGCTCCATCCCGTTCCAGTACGGCATCTGGGGCCGGGAGTTCGGGACGAAGGTCATCGTCGTGAACACCGGCCTGAAGATCGTCTGGATCGCCGCCGCACTCGTCGTCCTGCTTGGCCTCTGA
- a CDS encoding magnesium transporter, which translates to MTVREIATEAYRESVPVLVLSAVGGLFAGVVLGGMDAELEQVAGLLVLVPALLATRGNVYGSLGGRLGSALHQGLVDPTLSLADERVNAAVAASLANGVLVSMLSAVLAVGLLTALGRPSAPLATLVAIALLAGVVSGLILTVVVVSVVFVGYRRGLNPDTLAGPVVTTTGDVVGVATLLVATRIVLALGGG; encoded by the coding sequence ATGACCGTCCGCGAGATCGCCACCGAGGCCTATCGGGAGTCCGTTCCGGTACTGGTCCTCAGTGCAGTCGGTGGCCTCTTTGCGGGCGTCGTCCTCGGGGGGATGGACGCCGAGCTCGAGCAGGTGGCCGGCCTGCTGGTGCTCGTGCCCGCGCTGCTTGCGACCCGCGGGAACGTCTACGGATCGCTCGGTGGCCGGCTCGGGTCTGCGCTTCACCAGGGGCTGGTCGACCCGACGCTCTCGCTCGCGGACGAGCGCGTCAACGCGGCCGTCGCGGCGTCGCTGGCCAACGGCGTGCTCGTCAGCATGCTCTCGGCGGTGCTCGCGGTGGGGTTGCTCACCGCGCTGGGCCGGCCGTCGGCGCCGCTGGCGACGCTGGTCGCCATCGCACTGCTCGCGGGCGTCGTCTCGGGGCTCATCCTGACCGTCGTCGTGGTCTCGGTCGTCTTCGTCGGCTACCGGCGGGGCCTGAACCCCGACACGCTCGCGGGGCCGGTGGTGACGACGACGGGGGACGTGGTCGGCGTCGCGACGCTGCTGGTCGCGACCCGCATCGTCCTGGCGCTGGGGGGTGGCTGA
- a CDS encoding universal stress protein, translating to MYEIVVGIDRDETRARAQATELTSLPLDTESVHVTLVHDFEQNREGAFVTQIASVRRAKELLEDAGIDVSLEGTSGDPGAAIRQVADDQDADLIVLAGRKRSPAGKALFGSVTQDVILGTDRSVLVVSSERDED from the coding sequence ATGTACGAGATCGTCGTCGGCATCGACCGTGACGAGACACGCGCGCGAGCACAGGCCACCGAACTCACGAGTCTGCCACTCGATACCGAGTCGGTCCACGTCACGCTGGTACACGACTTCGAACAGAACCGCGAAGGGGCGTTCGTCACGCAGATCGCGTCGGTCCGTCGGGCGAAGGAACTGCTCGAGGACGCCGGAATCGACGTCTCTCTCGAAGGCACCAGCGGGGATCCCGGGGCGGCCATCCGCCAGGTCGCCGACGACCAGGACGCGGACCTGATCGTCCTCGCCGGCCGCAAGCGCTCGCCCGCCGGCAAGGCGCTGTTCGGGAGCGTCACGCAGGACGTCATCCTCGGGACCGACCGCTCGGTACTGGTCGTCAGCAGCGAGCGAGACGAGGACTGA
- a CDS encoding bacteriohemerythrin: MASGPGETFIEWVDERYSTDIDRFDEQHKHLFGLLNDLYVAVDEGHSEAAIGDILRELERYTEYHFGDEEEFMQDCGYAMDCADCFYNHREMHAEFAETVREFREKHEAGEPITVDVLEFARDWLDSHIAGADVDQNYGEYFSETVPEDYDYSPGKLNKSRDDDRTYDASEESVRLGSDVHVGGAVSIPHGSMADWIRGLADRHGDRTAAYAYEDGQFETRTFETLYRDARAVAAGFLDAGVEPGTTLGIRTRPCYEWSVADLACHLAGVVSVPIYSGFDEERAVATETTAGIDALVTDGDPSEAVAGAAGTVFDVADLPRGDRPALPGFEADPDDVATVVHELDTEAEPLGVGLSHQNLLAAVAMLGDQFPVPSGGTGTCSLPLSHVFQRVATYYLWDSGAAAAYVPSDDLLAGLRLLSPEVLVGLPRVYDRLADALAAHIDDLGGVKGRLADGRAVERGQQLRDGGGESLTDTAAERLVFAPLRESFGWRTSSTRSRGATASGPSASSSCGAVASR; encoded by the coding sequence ATGGCATCCGGGCCGGGGGAGACGTTCATCGAGTGGGTCGACGAGCGATACAGCACCGACATCGACAGGTTCGACGAACAGCACAAGCACCTCTTTGGTCTGCTGAACGACCTCTATGTCGCCGTCGACGAGGGCCACTCGGAGGCGGCGATCGGCGACATCCTCCGGGAGCTGGAGCGGTACACCGAGTACCACTTCGGCGACGAGGAGGAGTTCATGCAGGACTGCGGGTACGCGATGGACTGTGCGGACTGCTTCTACAATCACCGCGAGATGCACGCAGAGTTCGCCGAGACCGTCCGCGAGTTCCGCGAGAAGCACGAGGCGGGCGAACCCATCACCGTCGACGTCCTCGAGTTCGCGAGAGACTGGCTGGACTCCCACATCGCCGGGGCCGACGTCGACCAGAACTACGGCGAGTACTTCTCGGAGACGGTCCCCGAGGACTACGACTACAGTCCGGGCAAGCTGAACAAGTCCCGCGACGACGACCGGACCTACGACGCGTCCGAGGAGAGCGTCCGCCTGGGGAGCGACGTCCACGTCGGCGGGGCCGTCTCGATTCCACACGGCTCGATGGCGGACTGGATCCGCGGCCTCGCCGACCGGCACGGCGACCGGACGGCGGCGTACGCCTACGAGGACGGCCAGTTCGAGACGCGAACCTTCGAGACGCTCTACCGGGACGCCAGGGCCGTCGCCGCGGGCTTTCTCGACGCCGGCGTCGAGCCGGGGACGACCCTGGGGATTCGCACCCGCCCGTGCTACGAGTGGTCGGTCGCCGACCTGGCCTGTCATCTCGCCGGGGTCGTCTCCGTTCCCATCTACTCCGGGTTCGACGAGGAGCGGGCTGTCGCGACCGAGACGACGGCGGGCATCGACGCGCTGGTGACCGACGGCGACCCGAGCGAGGCGGTGGCCGGGGCCGCCGGGACCGTCTTCGACGTCGCCGACCTCCCCAGGGGCGACCGACCCGCGCTGCCGGGCTTCGAGGCCGATCCGGACGACGTCGCCACCGTCGTCCACGAACTCGACACCGAGGCCGAACCGCTGGGCGTCGGGCTCTCACACCAGAACCTGCTGGCGGCGGTGGCGATGCTGGGCGATCAGTTCCCCGTCCCGTCGGGGGGGACCGGGACCTGTTCGCTCCCGCTGTCGCACGTCTTCCAGCGGGTCGCGACCTACTACCTGTGGGACAGCGGTGCGGCCGCCGCGTACGTCCCGAGCGACGACCTGCTCGCGGGCCTGCGACTGCTCAGCCCGGAGGTCCTCGTCGGCCTCCCGCGGGTCTACGACCGCCTGGCGGACGCACTGGCGGCACACATCGACGACCTGGGCGGCGTCAAGGGGCGCCTCGCCGACGGCCGGGCGGTCGAGCGGGGCCAGCAGCTGCGCGACGGCGGCGGGGAGTCGCTCACCGATACCGCGGCCGAACGCCTCGTCTTCGCGCCCCTGCGCGAGTCGTTCGGCTGGAGAACCTCGAGTACGCGCTCTCGGGGGGCGACGGCCTCGGGGCCGAGCGCCTCCAGTTCCTGTGGGGCTGTGGCGTCCCGGTGA
- a CDS encoding signal recognition particle protein Srp54 — translation MVLDDLGSSLRGTLDNLRGKSRISEEDVEDVVREIQRSLLQADVDVSLVQDLSESIKSRALDEDPPAGTSPRDWVLRIVYEELVDLVGESTDLPLEEQTIMLAGLYGSGKTTTAAKMAWWFSTKGLHPAIIQTDTDRPGAYDQAEQMADNAEVDFYGDPDADDPVKIAREGLEATKEADVRIVDTAGRDGLNEELIEQIERIEAEVNPDRNLLVLDAAMGQSAKSQAADFESAIGIDGVVITKLDGTAKGGGALAAVNETDSTIAFLGSGETVKDIERFEPSGFISRLLGMGDLKQLTERVERAMTETQEEDEDWDPEDMMDGPFTLNDMRKQMQTMNKMGPLDQVLDMIPGLGGGLMDQLPDDAMDVTQERMVDFEVIMDSMTDEELENPRVVGQSRTERIARGSGKPEERVRELLQQHKQMEQMLKQFQGMGDGDMERMMKQMQQGGGGGGGMGGMGGMGGGGGGPFGD, via the coding sequence ATGGTACTCGACGATCTCGGGAGCTCGCTTCGCGGGACGCTCGACAACCTCCGGGGGAAGTCCCGCATCTCCGAGGAGGACGTCGAGGACGTCGTCCGGGAGATACAGCGCTCCCTGCTCCAGGCCGACGTCGACGTCTCGCTCGTTCAGGACCTCTCGGAGAGCATCAAGTCACGCGCACTCGACGAGGACCCGCCCGCCGGCACCTCGCCGCGCGACTGGGTCCTGCGCATCGTCTACGAGGAGCTGGTCGACCTGGTCGGGGAGTCGACGGACCTCCCGCTGGAGGAACAGACCATCATGCTCGCCGGCCTCTACGGGTCGGGGAAGACCACGACGGCCGCGAAGATGGCGTGGTGGTTCTCGACGAAGGGGCTGCACCCGGCCATCATCCAGACCGACACGGATCGACCGGGGGCGTACGACCAGGCCGAGCAGATGGCCGACAACGCCGAGGTCGACTTCTACGGCGACCCGGACGCCGACGACCCGGTGAAGATCGCCCGCGAGGGGCTCGAAGCGACGAAAGAGGCCGACGTCCGCATCGTCGACACCGCCGGTCGGGACGGGCTCAACGAGGAGCTCATCGAGCAGATCGAGCGAATCGAGGCCGAGGTGAACCCCGACCGGAACCTGCTGGTGCTGGACGCCGCGATGGGGCAGAGCGCCAAGAGCCAGGCCGCCGACTTCGAGTCGGCCATCGGCATCGACGGCGTCGTCATCACCAAGCTCGACGGGACGGCGAAAGGTGGGGGCGCACTCGCCGCCGTCAACGAGACGGACTCGACCATCGCCTTCCTCGGGTCGGGGGAGACCGTCAAGGACATCGAGCGCTTCGAGCCCTCGGGGTTCATCTCCCGCCTGCTGGGGATGGGCGACCTGAAGCAACTCACCGAGCGCGTCGAGCGCGCGATGACCGAGACCCAGGAGGAAGACGAGGACTGGGACCCCGAGGACATGATGGACGGGCCCTTCACCCTCAACGACATGCGAAAGCAGATGCAGACGATGAACAAGATGGGCCCCCTCGACCAGGTGCTGGACATGATTCCGGGCCTTGGCGGCGGGCTGATGGACCAGCTGCCCGACGACGCCATGGACGTCACCCAGGAACGGATGGTCGACTTCGAGGTCATCATGGACTCGATGACCGACGAGGAGCTGGAGAACCCCCGCGTCGTCGGCCAGTCCCGGACCGAGCGCATCGCCCGCGGGTCGGGCAAACCCGAGGAACGCGTCCGCGAGCTGCTCCAGCAGCACAAGCAGATGGAGCAGATGTTAAAGCAGTTCCAGGGCATGGGCGACGGCGACATGGAGCGGATGATGAAACAGATGCAGCAGGGCGGCGGCGGTGGCGGGGGCATGGGCGGCATGGGTGGCATGGGCGGCGGCGGTGGCGGCCCGTTCGGCGACTGA
- a CDS encoding AEC family transporter: MGVFEQFLYMLAFLALGVGVRRVGLLEERHVNWLTAGAFYVALPALIFSATYDQSLDELVSPALVLGFWAVVGATALAAWLLHRRTGERSRRSVAIIQSYHGNLGFLGVPLVAATLGGEATAVASVVLGIGVLTQTPITVLTLVRTNGVAASVTGELRSVVTNPILLSLAAGVVASLYGVGIPPAVDGGLTTIADLALPLALVCIGGTLDTDLPESRLRDAGSVVALKIVWMPALGYVVYSALGLGPTALAASVLMLGTPTAVATYVYATELGGDVAAASMNVFASTLGSLGTLSLLAWLLG; this comes from the coding sequence ATGGGCGTCTTCGAGCAGTTTCTCTACATGCTCGCCTTCCTGGCGCTCGGCGTCGGCGTGCGCCGCGTGGGCCTCCTCGAGGAGCGCCACGTGAACTGGCTGACCGCGGGCGCCTTCTACGTCGCCCTGCCGGCGCTCATCTTCTCCGCGACGTACGACCAGTCGCTGGACGAGCTGGTCTCGCCGGCGCTCGTCCTCGGCTTCTGGGCCGTCGTCGGCGCGACGGCGCTCGCGGCGTGGCTCCTCCACCGCCGTACCGGGGAACGGTCCCGGCGGAGCGTCGCCATCATCCAGTCGTACCACGGCAATCTCGGCTTTCTGGGCGTCCCGCTGGTCGCCGCGACGCTGGGTGGCGAGGCGACGGCGGTCGCCAGCGTCGTCCTCGGCATCGGGGTGCTCACGCAGACCCCGATCACCGTCCTCACGCTGGTCCGGACCAACGGCGTGGCCGCGTCGGTCACGGGCGAACTCCGGAGCGTCGTCACGAACCCGATCCTCCTGTCGCTCGCCGCGGGCGTCGTCGCCTCGCTCTACGGCGTCGGCATCCCCCCGGCCGTCGACGGCGGCCTCACCACGATCGCGGACCTCGCGCTCCCGCTTGCGCTGGTCTGTATCGGCGGGACCCTCGACACCGATCTGCCCGAATCGCGGCTCCGTGATGCGGGGAGCGTCGTCGCGCTGAAGATCGTCTGGATGCCCGCCCTGGGCTATGTCGTCTACTCGGCGCTGGGACTTGGACCGACGGCGCTGGCCGCGAGCGTGCTGATGCTGGGCACGCCCACCGCTGTCGCGACGTACGTCTACGCGACGGAACTGGGCGGCGACGTGGCCGCCGCGTCGATGAACGTCTTCGCCTCGACGCTGGGCTCGCTGGGGACGCTCTCGCTGCTGGCGTGGCTGCTGGGGTAG
- a CDS encoding cupin domain-containing protein translates to MVYHHLDPDDLPETADYPCDRRGISDAAELAVLHAATYEMVPGEQLPRTYHYHEVREELFYVCSGTLHVETPDGEYLVPAGEVFVAEPESPHLAYNPADAAESVKVLGVGAPKTDIALPYEPEA, encoded by the coding sequence ATGGTCTACCACCACCTCGACCCCGACGACCTCCCGGAGACGGCGGACTACCCCTGTGACCGCCGCGGCATCTCGGACGCCGCCGAACTGGCCGTGCTCCACGCCGCTACCTACGAGATGGTCCCCGGCGAGCAACTGCCCCGGACCTACCACTACCACGAGGTGCGCGAGGAGCTCTTCTACGTGTGTTCGGGGACGCTCCACGTCGAGACGCCCGACGGCGAGTACCTCGTCCCGGCCGGCGAGGTGTTCGTCGCCGAACCCGAGAGCCCGCACCTGGCGTACAATCCGGCCGACGCCGCCGAGTCCGTGAAAGTACTCGGCGTCGGCGCACCGAAGACGGACATCGCACTCCCGTACGAACCCGAGGCCTGA
- a CDS encoding bifunctional 4-hydroxy-2-oxoglutarate aldolase/2-dehydro-3-deoxy-phosphogluconate aldolase: MTRKQDVQQALVDSGVTAVLRGIPEDQMVDVARAIHEGGVRALELTADAKRCSDMIAAVDREPEDTDAVIGAGTVMDAAAARNVIEAGAEFVLAPNLNEDVVDVCNRAGVVCVPGVMTPTEAAQAMEAGADILKMFPAKTVGPSHIGALQGPLGDIPIMPTGGVSVDNVADYFEAGAVAVGAGSALVDYEAIENDDMDGVRESAAEFVEAVEAARE; the protein is encoded by the coding sequence ATGACGAGAAAACAGGACGTGCAGCAAGCGCTCGTAGACAGCGGCGTCACGGCGGTCCTCCGGGGCATCCCCGAGGACCAGATGGTCGACGTGGCCCGGGCCATCCACGAGGGCGGGGTCCGCGCGCTCGAGCTCACCGCCGACGCCAAGCGGTGCTCGGACATGATCGCGGCCGTCGACAGGGAGCCCGAGGACACGGACGCGGTCATCGGCGCGGGCACCGTCATGGACGCCGCCGCCGCGCGCAACGTCATCGAGGCCGGCGCGGAGTTCGTGCTGGCGCCGAACCTAAACGAGGACGTCGTCGACGTCTGCAACCGCGCCGGCGTCGTCTGCGTGCCGGGCGTGATGACGCCGACGGAGGCTGCCCAGGCGATGGAGGCCGGCGCGGACATCCTCAAGATGTTCCCCGCGAAGACCGTCGGCCCGAGCCACATCGGCGCGCTCCAGGGGCCGCTCGGTGACATCCCGATAATGCCGACCGGCGGCGTCTCGGTGGACAACGTCGCGGACTACTTCGAGGCCGGCGCCGTCGCTGTCGGCGCCGGCTCGGCGCTCGTCGACTACGAGGCCATCGAGAACGACGACATGGACGGCGTGCGCGAGAGCGCCGCCGAGTTCGTCGAGGCCGTCGAGGCCGCGCGCGAGTAG
- the ftsY gene encoding signal recognition particle-docking protein FtsY, translated as MFDGLKDKLGGFTSDVEEDVDEEAVEAVEAVDEADEADEPVPDAEATDADAGAVTDESGDSEATAEADAAADAEETTPSTAADDIDESGDAGGRSLTQKAKIMATGKTVIEEEDLQKHLDDLELALLSSDVEMGVAQEILEGVKENLTGKTRRRLSSTGNLVRDALREALYDVISVGQFDFDERVAEADKPVVIVFTGVNGVGKTTTIAKLAKYFEDRGLSTVLANGDTFRAGANEQLQKHADTLEKKLITHEQGSDPTAVIYDAVEYAKANDVDVVLGDTAGRLHTNDGLMDQLEKIDRNIDPDMTLFVDEAVAGQDAVNRAREFDEAAAIDGAVLTKADADPQGGAAISVAHVTGKPILFLGTGQDYDDLEAFDPEAIVDRLFD; from the coding sequence ATGTTCGACGGACTGAAAGACAAACTCGGTGGGTTCACCAGCGACGTCGAGGAAGACGTCGACGAGGAGGCGGTCGAGGCGGTCGAGGCGGTCGACGAGGCCGACGAGGCCGACGAGCCGGTACCCGACGCAGAGGCCACGGATGCTGACGCCGGGGCGGTGACAGACGAGAGCGGCGACTCTGAAGCGACGGCCGAGGCCGACGCGGCAGCGGATGCCGAGGAGACCACCCCCTCGACGGCGGCGGACGACATCGACGAGTCCGGGGACGCGGGCGGCCGGAGTCTCACCCAGAAGGCCAAGATAATGGCCACGGGCAAGACCGTCATCGAGGAGGAGGACCTCCAGAAGCACCTCGACGACCTGGAACTCGCCTTGCTGTCCAGCGACGTCGAGATGGGCGTCGCCCAGGAGATCCTCGAGGGCGTCAAGGAGAACCTCACGGGAAAGACCCGCCGGCGCCTCTCGAGTACGGGCAACCTCGTCAGGGACGCGCTGCGCGAGGCGCTGTACGACGTCATCAGCGTCGGCCAGTTCGACTTCGACGAGCGGGTCGCCGAGGCCGACAAGCCGGTCGTCATCGTCTTCACCGGCGTCAACGGCGTCGGGAAGACGACGACCATCGCCAAGCTGGCGAAGTACTTCGAGGACCGCGGGCTCTCGACGGTGCTGGCCAACGGCGATACCTTCCGTGCCGGCGCGAACGAGCAGCTCCAGAAGCACGCCGACACCCTCGAGAAGAAACTCATCACCCACGAGCAGGGCTCGGACCCGACGGCGGTCATCTACGACGCCGTCGAGTACGCGAAGGCCAACGACGTCGACGTCGTACTGGGCGATACGGCCGGCCGACTCCACACCAACGACGGCCTGATGGACCAGCTGGAGAAGATCGACCGCAACATCGACCCCGACATGACGCTGTTCGTCGACGAGGCCGTCGCGGGCCAGGACGCGGTCAACCGCGCCCGCGAGTTCGACGAGGCGGCCGCCATCGACGGGGCCGTCCTGACGAAGGCCGACGCCGACCCGCAGGGCGGCGCGGCCATCTCGGTGGCCCACGTAACCGGCAAGCCAATCCTCTTTCTGGGGACGGGCCAGGACTACGACGACCTCGAGGCCTTCGACCCCGAGGCGATCGTCGACCGCCTGTTCGACTGA
- the pfdA gene encoding prefoldin subunit alpha, with protein sequence MMGGGGGGGGGQMQQVAQEIEQMEQEVEAIDEEIENLRQKQTDIDEAIEAIETLESGSTVQVPVGGDAYIRATIEDIDEVVVSLGGGYSAEREQDGAISTLETKQETLDDHISDLQSEKAEVETEMEELEQQAQQMQQQQMQQMMQQQEEQQGDE encoded by the coding sequence ATGATGGGCGGCGGTGGCGGTGGCGGCGGCGGCCAGATGCAGCAGGTCGCCCAGGAGATCGAGCAGATGGAACAGGAAGTCGAGGCTATCGACGAGGAGATCGAGAACCTCCGACAGAAACAGACCGACATCGACGAGGCCATCGAGGCCATCGAGACGCTGGAGTCCGGGTCGACGGTCCAGGTCCCGGTCGGCGGCGACGCCTACATCCGCGCGACCATCGAGGACATCGACGAGGTCGTCGTCTCGCTTGGCGGTGGCTACTCCGCCGAGCGCGAACAGGACGGCGCCATCAGCACGCTCGAGACCAAACAGGAGACGCTCGACGACCACATCAGCGACCTCCAGTCCGAGAAGGCCGAAGTCGAGACGGAGATGGAGGAACTCGAACAGCAGGCCCAGCAGATGCAGCAACAGCAGATGCAGCAGATGATGCAACAGCAGGAAGAACAGCAGGGCGACGAGTAA
- the rpl18a gene encoding 50S ribosomal protein L18Ae, which translates to MSTFTVRGRFPARDGSQEFETEVDAPNEDVATERLYSLLGSQHNLKRTQIEIDEVAA; encoded by the coding sequence ATGAGCACGTTCACAGTTCGCGGACGATTCCCGGCCCGTGACGGGTCCCAGGAGTTCGAAACGGAGGTAGACGCGCCCAACGAGGACGTCGCGACCGAGCGACTCTACAGCCTGCTTGGCTCCCAGCACAACCTCAAGCGCACACAGATCGAGATCGACGAGGTGGCAGCATGA
- a CDS encoding DUF5658 family protein codes for MPGDTLPEESDLTWVWTVHRELSESHAVLWTVVILASVFDIVTTIVGLGLGLQEANAVARAFIATYGTPGIGLLKFSALVVVVLLWAALPDRYATVVLSVFAWVSLLVVAVNAVTLATL; via the coding sequence GTGCCCGGCGATACGCTCCCCGAGGAGTCGGACCTGACGTGGGTCTGGACGGTCCACCGCGAGCTCTCCGAGTCCCACGCGGTCCTCTGGACCGTGGTCATCCTCGCCTCGGTCTTCGACATCGTGACCACCATCGTCGGCCTCGGCCTGGGCCTCCAGGAGGCAAACGCCGTCGCGCGGGCCTTCATCGCCACCTACGGGACGCCGGGCATCGGCCTGTTGAAGTTCAGCGCGCTGGTCGTGGTCGTCCTCCTGTGGGCCGCCCTGCCCGACCGGTACGCGACCGTCGTGCTGTCGGTGTTCGCGTGGGTCTCGCTGCTCGTCGTCGCGGTCAACGCCGTGACGCTGGCGACCCTCTGA